In Caulobacter sp. X, the sequence CGAGGCCGAGGACGTCGCGCAGGAGACCTTCCTGCGGGCTTGGAAACAGGCTCGGGCCTGGAAACCCGGCCCGGCGCGGTTCGACACCTGGCTGCACCGGGTGGCGCTGAACCTGTGCTACGATCGCCTGCGGCGTCGGCGCGAGATCGCGACCGATACGCCGCCGGAGCAGGTCGATACGGGACCCGCGCCGGACGCGGGCTTGATGGGGGCGGAGCTCTCGCGGCGGGTCGAGGCGGCGCTGGCGGCGCTGCCGGCGCGCCAACGCGAGGCGATCGTGCTGTGCCACCACCAAGGCCTAGGGAATATCGAGGCCGCGGCGCTGATGGAGATCAGCGTCGAGGCCCTGGAAAGCTTGCTCGCGCGGGGGCGCCGGGCGTTGAAGACGTCGCTGGCGGATCTGCGGGGGGCGAGCGGATGAAGGAGGCGTGGTCATGATGTCTCTCGAGAGGTTCGAGGACCTGGCCGAGATCTATGGCGGCGACATCGCCCGCTGGCCGGAAGGCGAGCGCGAGGCCGCGCGCGCCTTGCTGGCGGAAAAGGCCGAGCGCTTGGCGCCGGTGCTGGCCGCCGCCGCCCAGCTGGACCGCCTGCTGGACCTCGCGCCCGCCCAGAGCCCCGACGCCGCCCTGATCGGCCGCCTGATCTCGGCCGCGCCCCGGCCCGCCGCCGCCGGTTGGCGCTGGTTCGCGGGCCTCTCCGCCGCCCTGGGCCTTTCGGTCGCCGCCGCCGCGGGCGTGGTCACCGGTGTCATGGTCGAACGCTCGCCTCTGGACGTCGCGCCCCGGGTCGCCGTCGCCGCGCCCGAGCCGGTCGTGACGGCGGTGGACACCAGCGCCTCCCTGCAGGACGCCATCGCCGAGCCGGCGGCTGACCTATGAGCGCATCGCGTCCGCTCGTGATCGCCCTGGCCGCGTCGGCGGCGGTCAACGTCTTCCTGATCGGCGGCTTCGCCGGCATGGCCTTTGTGCGCCTCACCGGGCCCGCGCCGACGCCCGCCCCAGTCCCCGCTGTCGTCAGCGCGCCGCCGGCTCCGCGTCTCCCGGCGCCCGGTCCGTCGGCGGCCCTGGCGCCGTCCGCCGCGCCCGAAGCGTCCGAGGCGACCCCCAAGCCAGCCCATCACGTCGCCCCGCGCGCGTCCGCCGTCGAAGCCCGGCCCACCCCTGCGCCGCCGGCGCCCGCCCCCGCGGTCGAGGCGGCCGCCGCGCCGGCCCGTCCGCCGCTGGTCTCGGCCGCCGACGGGCTGTCGCCCGAGACGCGCCAGGCCTTCCGCCGCGCGCTGAACGAAGCCAACAAGCGCAACCGCCCGCTGACCCAGCAGGCGCGGGCCGAGCGTCTGGCGGCGCTGAGCGCTCTCGGCGCGCAAGGCTATGACAGCGGCGAGGTGGCCCGGCGCCTGGCGTTGGCGCGCGACCTGGAGCAGCAGGCGCGCGGCAATGTCGAGGTGGCGCTGGCGAACTTCACCGCCACGCTGTCGCCGCAAGAGCGGGTGATCTTCGCCGAGGGCCTGGCGAAGGTCTACGCGCCGTTGGGCGCGCGCCGACCGATGCCGGGACCCAACTGAATTTCGCGGGACAGGTAACCAAAGGCGGGTTTGGTCCGTATCTGTAGGGACAGCCGCTTACGGAGCGTTTCCATGCTGATCCGCCACGCCCCCGACCTGACCGACAACGACGTCACCGACCACGGCCTCTATCTCAAGCGTCGAACGCTGATGGCGGGGTTGGCGGGCGTGGGGCTGGCCGGCGCGGCGGCGGGCGAAGCGCAGGCGGCCCTGACCTTCACCAAGGGCTTTTCGACGCCGGAGAAGCCGACCTCGAAAGAGGACATCACCACCTACAACAACTTCTATGAGTTCGGCGTCGACAAGAGCGATCCGGCCGAGAACGCCGGCCGCTTCAAGCCGCGCCCATGGACGGTCCGCATCGACGGCGCCTGCGAAGCGCCGCGCACCGTCGGCATCGAGGACCTGATCGGCAAGAACAAGCTGGAGGAGCGCATCTATCGCATGCGCTGCGTCGAGGGCTGGTCGATGGTGATCCCCTGGGTCGGCTTTCCGCTGAAGGACCTCTTGGCCTCGGTCAAGCCGACCTCGAAGGCCAAGTATGTGGCGTTCGAGACGGTGATGCGGCCCTCCGAAATGCCAGGACAGGCCTGGAACACGCTCGACTGGCCCTACCGCGAAGGCTTGCGGATCGACGAGGCCATGCACCCGCTGACCCTGATGGCGGTGGGCCTCTATGGCGACGTCCTGCCCAACCAGAACGGCGCGCCGCTGCGGCTCGTCGTGCCTTGGAAGTACGGCTTCAAGGGCATCAAGTCGATCGTCCGGATCAGCCTGGTCGAGAACCAGCCCGCGACCTCGTGGAACCGGCTGGCGCCGCGCGAGTACGGCTTCTATTCCAACGTCAATCCGGCCGTTGATCATCCGCGCTGGTCGCAAGCCACCGAGCGCCGCATCGGCGAGTTCCGCCGCCGCGACACCCTGCCGTTCAACGGCTACGGCGAGTGGGTGGCCGACCTCTATCGGGGCATGGACCTGAAGCGGTTCTATTGATGGCGTCCGCCAAGAAGCGCCCCTCCAAAACCCAGGACAACCTCGTCTACGGCCTCGTCTGGCTGGCGTGTTTCGCGCCGCTGGTCTGGCTGGCGTGGCGCGGCTTCATGGGCGAGCTCGGGGCCAATCCGATCGAGAAGCTGATCCGCGAACTCGGCGTCTGGGGCCTGCGGCTGCTGCTGGCGGGCCTCGCCATCACGCCCGCCGCGCGGATCCTGAAGCAGCCGCGCCTGATCCGCTTCCGACGGACCATCGGCCTGTTCGCCTTCAGCTACATCGTGCTGCACCTGTTCAGCTATATCGGCGTCGACCTGTTCTTCGACTGGAACCAGCTGTGGAAGGACATCCTCAAGCGCCCCTTCATCACCCTGGGGATGCTGGGCTTTGTCTTGCTGATCCCGCTGGCGGTGACTTCGACCAACGGCTGGGTGATCCGCATGGGTCGCGCGGCCTGGAGCCGGCTGCACAAGCTTATCTACCTGATCGTCCCGCTGGGCGTCCTCCACTACTACCTGTTGGTCAAAGCCGACCACCGGCCGCCGATCATCTACGGCGTGGTGTTCGCGGCGCTGATGCTGTGGCGGGTTTGGGAGGGGCGGCGGGCGCTGCTCAAATCCTCCCCCTAGCGGGGGAGGTGGCGCGAAGCGCCGGAGGGGGAAGTCCTGCTGACCTTGCCTCTTCCCCCTCCGTCGCCGCTTTGCGTCGACACCTCCCCCGCGAGAGGGAGGATTTGTAGTTCTACTTCGCCACGCTCTTCGCATAGGCCTGCGCCCCGGCCACCAGGCGCAGCACATTGCCGCTCCAGATGGCCTGGATGTCGGCGTCGCTATAGCCGGCGGCCTTCAGGCGGGCGGTGATCTTGGGGAGGTCGGCGACGTCCTCCAGGCCCTCGATTCCGCCGCCCCCGTCCCAGTCGGCGCCGACGCAGACGCCCTTGGGGCCCGCGATCTTCAGGGTGTGCAGCATGCTGTCCATGAAGATGTCGAAGTTGGCGCGGACCGGCGGGAACTGCTTGTCGACCGCCACGCGCTTGGCCATCCAGGCTTTCACATCCGCCTCGGTGGCGTCATCGCGCGGCGGGCGCGGGATCGCCGCCAGGGCCGCCTTGCGCTCGGGGCTGTCGACGCTCGCGATCAGATAGACCGAGTTGATGCAGATCGCCCCGCCGCTCTCGGCGATCTTCTTGATGCGGGCGTCATCCAGATTGCGGGGGTGGTCGAACACCGCCTTGGCGCCCGAGTGCGAGGCGATGATCGGCGCCTTGGAGAGCGCCACGGCCTGGTCGACCACGTCGTCGCTGGCGTGGCTGACGTCCACCAGGATGCCCAGGCGGTTGGCTTCGGCCAGCCAGCGCAGACCCAGCGGCGAGAAGCCGTTCCAGATCTTGCCCTTCGGGTCGGTCGAGCTGTCGGCGAACTGGTTGTTGCGGAAGTGGACCGGCCCGGCCATGCGCACGCCGGTCTTGTAGAAGGTCTCCATCAAGGTGAGATCCTCGCCCATCGGCCAGGAGTTCTCGATGCTCTGGAAGACGAAGACCTTGCCGGCCTTGTTGATCCGCGCGGCGTCCTCGGCCGTGTAGGCCAGCTCGAACTGGTCCGGATGGGCGGCCACCATCTCGCGGATTTCGGTCGCGCGATTGAGGGCGAAGTCGCGGGCCTTGCGATAGCCCTCGGCGGTCAGGTCGCCCTGGCCGGTGTAGATCACGAAGAAGCCGCCATCCAGGCCCCCGGCCTTCATGCGGGGCAGGTCGACCTGGGTGCCGTCCTCGGTCACCGCGTGCTTGTCCAGCATCGACCAGCCGGGGCGCGAGAAGTGCTCGGGCGTGTCGAGGTGGGTGTCCAGGATCAGGAAGCCGTCATGCAGGGTCTTGATGGCTTTCGGAACATCGCCTGGCTTTTCAACGGCCTTCTTGTCTGCGGCGTGAGCGGCGGTGGAAAGCAGGGTGGCCGAGCCGAGGAGGACGGTGAGCAGGCGACGCATGGGAGCACTCCGGACGAACTGAGGGCCCGACGCTCAAGGTTTGGAGGGCGGGCGTCAAGGGAGCGCGCGGCGTTCTCGCTTGCGGTCCACCCAATACCAGATCGTGGTCGCCGCCGACCCCAGGATGGCGATTTGCCAGGCATAGAAGCCGACGGCGAAGCTGCGGACCGCCGTCTGGCCGCTGTCGTCGTACATCGCGCGCCAGAAAAAGGCGTCCGCCGCGCAGATCACCGAGACCAGCGACAGGGGGATGTCCGTGCGCGGCGTGGCCCGGAAGGTGAAGGCGCCGCCAGTCAGCGCGACGAAGGTGAGGTTCGCGAACCAGCCAAACTGGGCGACCATGCCTCCGAGCCCGCCGAAGGCCAGCAGCGTCCAGCCGCGCATCCAATCGTAGCCGGAGTTTTCAAAGCGCGCGACCGGCAGGGCCAGGGAAATCATCCAAAGCGCCAGCCACCCAAGGCTCAGGCGACGGCGCAGCAGATCCCTGGGCGTGAGAGGTCGCCTCACATCAACCCCAGCGCCTTGAAGCTCGCCACCCCCTCGCGACCGACCACCAGGTGATCATGGACGGCGATCTTCAGGGCTTTTCCGGCCTCGACGATCTGCTTGGTCATGTCGATGTCGGGGCGCGAGGGCGTCGGATCGCCCGACGGGTGGTTGTGGAGGACCCGATGTAAATTAGGTAAGTTATTGGATATTTTGAAGATAATTCCACCATCCGGCCGCCGATGGGGGCGGCAATCGGGGATGTTGCCATGCCGACCTATGCCTCGGTAGTTGGGCGCACATGATCTTACACGAGCGTCCATATTCAATCATCCCCGGCGCAAGACGACGAATGACCGCCCGCTGAGACGCCTAGCCCGCCAGCGCCTCGATCACCCGGCAGTCGGCGGCCCGTCCGTCGCAGGTCGCCGCCACCATCCGTTGCAGTTCACCGCGCAGGGTCTCCAGCTGGGCGATCTTGGCCTCGACATCGTCGAGCTGTCGCGCCGCCAGGGCGTTGGCCTCGCCGCAGGGGCGCTCGGGATTGTCGGAAAGATCCAGCAGATTGCGGATCGCCTCGACCGAGAAGCCCAATTGGCGCGCGTGGCGGATGAAGGCCAGGCGGCGGACGGCGTCCGCGTCATAGACCCGGCGATCATTGGCTGCTCGCCGGGGCTCCGGCAGCAGCCCGATCTCCTCATAGAAGCGGATGGTCGGGACCTTGACGTCGGCGGCCTTGGCCAAGAGGCCGATGGAAAGGGTCATGAGGTGCTCCTTAGTTTTGCAGATAGGCCCTTGATCCTCTAGTGGCTAGAGGATGCATGGTGGCCTCATGAGCGAATCCTGTTCCAGCAAACCGGCCGCGTCGGGCTGCGGTTGCGGAAGCGACGTCAAGTTCGACGGCGCCACGCCCGCCTATAGCCGCGCCCTGGCCTGGGTGATCGCCATCAACCTGGTCGGCTTTGTCGTGGTGCTGATCGGCGGCATGGTCGAAGGCTCGGCGTCGTTGTCGGCCAATGCGCTCGACTTCCTGGCCGACAGCGCCACCTACGCCATCAGTCTATGGGCCATCGGCAAGTCGGTGGGCATCCGCACCGGCGCGGCCCTGTTCAAGGGCGTCAGCCTGGGCCTGGTCGCCCTGTCGGTCGCGGGCTTCGCCGCCTGGCGCGCCTGGAGCGGCGCGGCGCCCTCGGGCGAGGCGATCTCGGCCCTGGGGCTGTTTGGCGCCCTGGCCAATCTCGTCGCCGCCGCCTTGCTCGTCCGCTATCGGGATGGCGACGCCAATGTCCGTTCGGTGTGGCTCTGCACGCGCAACGATCTGATCCAATGCCTGGGCGTGGCGGCTACCGGCGGGTTGGTCTGGCTGACCGGTTCGCGCTGGCCTGACCTGATCGTCGGCGTGCTCCTGGCCGGCGTCTTCCTGAGTTCGGCCTACCAGATCATCCGCCAGGCTCGCGACGAACACCGCGCCGACCTCGCGACTTCCTGACATATGCTCAAGCTCTTGCCACACGCGCCTTTTTGCGCCCATGGATTGATAATGATTACTGGTCTCAAGGGGCGTCTGGCCTCGATCCTTGGCGGGCTGCTGGCGGTCCTGATCTTCACGGCGGCGCCGATGGCCCATGCCCAGGAGGCCAGTTCCTCGCAAACCGCCTGGCGGCTGCTCGACTATCTGTCGGTCGACTACGCGGGCGCGGTGAAAGACGGCAAGGTCATCAGCCCGTCCGAATATGCCGAGATGAACGAGTTCGCCGGCCAGGTGCCTGAGCGCATCGCCGGCCTGCCGGCCACCAAGGCTCAGCCGGACCTGCTGGCTAAGGCGCAAAGCCTGCAAGCCACGATCGCCGCCAAGCAGGAGCCGGCCGTGGTCTCGGCCAAGGCCCATGCCCTGGCCAACGACCTCCTGGCCGCCTATCCCACGCCCCTGGCCCCCAAGCGCGCGCCGGACCTGGCGCGCGGCGCGGCGCTCTATGCGGAAAACTGCGCGGCCTGCCACGGCGAGACCGGCAAGGCTGACGGCCCCAACGCCGCGGGCCTGGATCCGCCGCCGATCGCCTTCGCCGACGCCGGCCGCGCGCGCCAGCGCAGCGTCTTTGGCCTCTACCAGGTGATCCAGCAGGGTCTCGACGGCACCGCCATGGCCAGCTACGCCCACCTGCCGTCCGACGACCGCTGGGACCTGGCCTTCTATGTCGGGCGCTTCGCTTTCAGCGACGCCGAGGCCGCCGTCGGCGAAAAGCTCTGGAACGAGGACGCCGCCGTCCGCGCCCGCTTCCCCGACCTGCAGACCTTGACCCAGACCACGCCGGCCGCCCTGGCCACCACCCTCGGCGAGACCAAGGCCCGAGCGCTGACCGCCTATCTGCGACGCCATCCCGAAGTCGTCACCCGCACCGGCGGCGGCTCGCTCGATGTCGCCCGCCAGAAGCTCGCCGCAAGCCTCAAGGCCTACGAGGCCGGCGACCGCAAGGCCGCCGCCGACCTCGCGCTCGCGGCCTATCTCGATGGCTTCGAGCCGGTCGAGCCGTCGCTGGGCGCGCGCGATCCGGCCCTGATGCGACGGATCGAAGGGGCGATGGGCGACGTGCGCGGCGCGATCGGTAAGGCCGCGCCGGCCAGCGAGGTCAAGAGCCAGATCGAGCGGCTCGACGCCCTGTTCGCGGCCGCAGGCAGAGCCTTGGCCCCGGAAAAGGCCAACAGCCTGTCGAGCTTCGCCGGCGCCTTCACCATCCTGTTGCGCGAGGGCCTGGAAGCCCTGCTGATCGTGGTCGCCATGATCGCCTTCCTGCGCAAGGCCGAGCGAACCGACGTGCTGCCCTACGTCCACGGCGGCTGGATCGCAGCCCTGGCGGCTGGTGGTCTGACCTGGGCCGCAGCGACCTTCTTCATTTCGATCAGCGGGGCCAGCCGCGAGCTGACCGAGGGCTTCGGTTCGGTGATCGCCGCCGCCGTGCTGATCTCGGTCGGACTCTGGATGCACGGCAAGGCCCAGGCCGACGCTTGGCAGGTCTATATCCGCGAGAAACTATCCCACGCGCTCTCCAAGTCGTCGGCGTGGTTCCTGTTCCTGCTGGCCTTCATCGTCGTCTATCGCGAGGTGTTCGAGACCATCCTGTTCCTGACGGCGCTGTGGACCCAGGGCGGGGCAGGGGCGGTGCTGGCCGGCGTCGGCTGCGCCGTCGTCGTCCTGGCCGCCATCGCCTGGGCCATGCTGCGGTTCTCCAAGCGCCTGCCGATCGGCAAGTTTTTCGAATACAGCGCCATCCTGATGGCGATCCTGGCGGTCGTCCTGGCCGGCAAGGGCGTGGCCGCGCTGCAGGAGGCTGGCCTCTTGGACCTGCACCCGCTGGCTCTGCCGCGCATCGAACTGCTGGGCTTCTTCCCGACCATCGAAGGCGTCGCCGCCCAGGCGCTCACCCTGGCCATCCTGGTCGGCGGATTCTGGTGGTCTCGGCACAGAGCCGGCGAAATGGGGGCAAAGAGGTCCGCCTAAGGGCCATCTGACCACTTCAAACGGGATGGGCAGGGCATCGAGAGAGATTCGATCATGGCGCGACAACGCGGTACGGGCTTCTGTAGCTTTCCGCTTTGCCCCAGTTATCGCGAAGTCTTCGCCAGGTGTTTGTTGCCGTAATTGGAGCGCTCGGCAATGTGACACTATAACATGTAATCATATAACGCATTTCAATCTGGACTGAGCGGAGGTATTGCAGATTTCGATGGCTGGAATCGCGCCCCTTCGTCGGCAAGTCGGCAGATATGCCGACACGTGGCGCTCGCGCCGCGCGCCGTCCTCGCGATTCAGCTTCGGCAAGGCATGGGCGCTGTTCGTAACCTGCACGTTCATCCTCGGCATCGTCATCTGCGGACCTGCTGAGCACGCTGCGCTGGAGACCGAAACTCAGGTCGCCAGCCAGATCGTCATGTCGAGCGTCCAGGCGCCAGCATTGATCAAGACCGCTGGCGACCAGAAGACCCCCATCAAGAGAACGCTCACGGCCTGCACCGGTCATTGTTCGGCGCATGGCATAAGCTTGCCCGTGTCCTTCGCGCCCGAGATGATAGCGTTTGAGCATCGTGCCGTTTGGCTGGCCGAGCCGGATGTGGGCCTGCTCATCGATCGTTCCGTCCTGCTCGAACGTCCGCCTAGAGCCTGACGCGACCCTTCCGCCCGAGGAGGCGGACCGTTTGCGTCTCAATCTCTAGGAACACATCTTCATGACTCTCATCATGCGTGGACAGCTGCGTTTCGCGGCCGTGAGCGTGGTCGCGATTGTCGGCGCGTTGGCGTCCGCTCGCGGCGCGGCGGCCGATCCGGCGCCGCCTTTCAAGGACCTTCTCGCCCAGGCGCAAGCCAATGCCCCAAGGCTCGCCGAAGCCGCCGCCGGCGTGCGCCAGGCCGAGGGCCTGGCTCGTCAGGCTGGCGCTCGACCCAATCCCACCGTCGGGATGGAGATCGAGAACTTCAGCGGCAGCGGCGTCTATAGCGGCGCGAACAATGCCGAGACGACCTTTTCGCTGAGCCAGCCGCTCGAAGTCGGGGGCAAGCGCGGCGCGCGGGTCGCCGCCGGTCGGGCGGCTCTCGATGCTGCACGGGCGCGGCTGGTCCAGTCGAAGGCCGATTTCGCCTTCGCTCTGGCCGACGCCTACGCCCAGGCCGAAGCCGCCGAACGCCGGGTCGCCCTGGCCGAAGAGGCCGTGACGCTGTCCGACGAGACCCTGCGCGCCTCCCGAGCTCTGGTCGACGCGGGCAAAGAGGCCGAACTGCGAACCCTCCAGGCGCAAGCCGCGCTCACCGGCGCGCGCGCGTCGTTGGAAGAAGCGCGGGCCGAGCGGACGGGCGCCTTCTCGCGGCTCACCGCTCTCGTCGGATCGACCACGCCCTACACCTCGCTCAGCGACAGCCTGCTGACCAACCCCAAGGTCACGAGCCAGCCGGGCGACATCGACGCGCTGTCGACGCCCGCCGTTCTGGCGGCCGAGGCCGATCGCGAAGCCGCCGCCCGTCGCGTGCGCATCGAGCGGACCCGCGCTGTGCCGGACGTCACGGTCTCGGCCGGCGTTCGCCGGTTCAGCGGCGACGACTCCACGGCCTTGGTCGCGGGCGTGTCGCTTCCGATCCCGGTCTTCGACCAGAACCGCGGCAACATCACCGCCGCCCAAGGCGAGCTGCAGGCCGCCGAGGCTCGGCTCAATGCCGCGCGGTTCGACGCCGAGGCCGACATCCGCACGGCCCGCTTCCAGCTGGGCGCGGCCCAGTCGCGCGCCGACGCGGCCGGCCAGGGCGAAACCAGCGCCGCCGAAGCCTTCCGCCTCACGCGGATCGCCTACGAGTCCGGCAAGGCCCCCCTTGTCGAACTAATCAATGCGCGCCGGTCCCTGGCCGAAGCGCGTGACCAAACCATTCAGGCCCAATTGGCGCGCGTTCGCGCCGAGGCCGACCTGGCGCGCCTGCAAGGCCGCCTCTTCGGAGATCGCTGATGCGCAAGTCCAACTCCTCGAACCGGCAGTTGCTGCTGGCCGGCGCGGCCGTGGTGGTCGTGGCGATCGCCGCCTTCTCGGTCGGCAAGATGTCGGGCGGCAAACCCGCCGAGACCGCGACCGCTGAAAAGCCGGCGGCGGCAGCTCCCGCGGCCGGACCCCAGAGCCTGTCGATGGGCCCCGAGCGCATCACCGCCTCGGGCGTCCAACTGCAGACGGTCAACACCGGGGGCCTGGCTTCCGAGGTCGTCGCGCAGGCCACGGTCGAAGCCGAACCCGGTGGGGAGGCGGCTCTGACCGCCCGCGCCGCCGGTTCGATCACCCGGATCACCAAGCGCCTCGGCGACCCCGTGCGGGCCGGCGAGACCCTGGCCCTGGTCTCCAGTCGCGAGGCCGCCCAGATCTCAGCCGACCGCAGCGTGGCTTCGGCCAGGGCCGACCTGGCCCGCAAGAACCTGGCCCGCGAAAAGCGCCTCTTCGAACAGAAGGTCAGCCCGCGTCAGGACTACGAGACGGCTCAGGCCGAAGTCGCGGTGGCCGAGGCCGAGGCCCGTCGCGCGGCCACGGCCGCCGGCGCCTCGGCGGTGTCGGGCGGCTATGTCGCCGTCATCAGCCCGATCAACGGCCGCGTCACCGCCATGACCGCCAGCCTGGGCGCCTTCGTGGCCCCCGAGACCGAACTCTTCCGTATCTCCGATCCGGCCAAGATCCAGGTCGACGCGTCGGTTACCGCCGCGGACGCCCGCAGGGTCCAGCCCGGCGACCAGGCGATCGTCGAGACGACCAGCGGCGAGACCCGCACCGCCGTCGTGCGATCGGTGACCCCCGGCGTCAACGAGGAGACCCGCAGCGCCACGGTGGTCCTGACCCTGACCGGGGGAACCGGCGCGCTGCAGCCGGGCCAGTTGGTCCGCGCCCGCATCACCTCGCGCCAGTCGACCTCCAGCGGGATCGTCGTCTCCGAGGAGGCTGTTCAGAACCTGAACGGGAACGACGTCGTCTTCGTCCGGACCAAGGAGGGCTTCCGCGTGCAGCACGTTCTGGTCGGCCAGCGCAGCGGCGGCCGGGTGGTCATCGTCGACGGCTTGAAGGGGGGCGAGACCGTAGCGGTCAAGAACGCCTTCTTGCTGAAGGCAGAGCTCGGCAAGAGCTCGGAAGAAGACTGAACCCCTAACCGCTAGTCCGGAGACACGCCGAAATGATCGGTCGCTTACTCTCGATGTCGGTGAAGGGGCGTTGGTACGTCCTGCTTCTCACCGTCATCATCGCCGCCCTCGGCACATGGCAGCTGACCAAGTTGCCCATCGACGCCGTTCCCGACATCACCAACAAACAGGTGCAGATCAACACCGTGGCCGGCGCGCTTTCGCCGGTCGAAATCGAAAAGCGGGTGAC encodes:
- a CDS encoding periplasmic heavy metal sensor, which encodes MSASRPLVIALAASAAVNVFLIGGFAGMAFVRLTGPAPTPAPVPAVVSAPPAPRLPAPGPSAALAPSAAPEASEATPKPAHHVAPRASAVEARPTPAPPAPAPAVEAAAAPARPPLVSAADGLSPETRQAFRRALNEANKRNRPLTQQARAERLAALSALGAQGYDSGEVARRLALARDLEQQARGNVEVALANFTATLSPQERVIFAEGLAKVYAPLGARRPMPGPN
- a CDS encoding RNA polymerase sigma factor; translated protein: MASDGNDPDEVLLAGVSRGEPTAVRQLLDRRLPRILALARRMLNDPGEAEDVAQETFLRAWKQARAWKPGPARFDTWLHRVALNLCYDRLRRRREIATDTPPEQVDTGPAPDAGLMGAELSRRVEAALAALPARQREAIVLCHHQGLGNIEAAALMEISVEALESLLARGRRALKTSLADLRGASG
- a CDS encoding dipeptidase, translating into MRRLLTVLLGSATLLSTAAHAADKKAVEKPGDVPKAIKTLHDGFLILDTHLDTPEHFSRPGWSMLDKHAVTEDGTQVDLPRMKAGGLDGGFFVIYTGQGDLTAEGYRKARDFALNRATEIREMVAAHPDQFELAYTAEDAARINKAGKVFVFQSIENSWPMGEDLTLMETFYKTGVRMAGPVHFRNNQFADSSTDPKGKIWNGFSPLGLRWLAEANRLGILVDVSHASDDVVDQAVALSKAPIIASHSGAKAVFDHPRNLDDARIKKIAESGGAICINSVYLIASVDSPERKAALAAIPRPPRDDATEADVKAWMAKRVAVDKQFPPVRANFDIFMDSMLHTLKIAGPKGVCVGADWDGGGGIEGLEDVADLPKITARLKAAGYSDADIQAIWSGNVLRLVAGAQAYAKSVAK
- a CDS encoding helix-turn-helix domain-containing protein, translating into MTLSIGLLAKAADVKVPTIRFYEEIGLLPEPRRAANDRRVYDADAVRRLAFIRHARQLGFSVEAIRNLLDLSDNPERPCGEANALAARQLDDVEAKIAQLETLRGELQRMVAATCDGRAADCRVIEALAG
- the msrQ gene encoding protein-methionine-sulfoxide reductase heme-binding subunit MsrQ, translated to MASAKKRPSKTQDNLVYGLVWLACFAPLVWLAWRGFMGELGANPIEKLIRELGVWGLRLLLAGLAITPAARILKQPRLIRFRRTIGLFAFSYIVLHLFSYIGVDLFFDWNQLWKDILKRPFITLGMLGFVLLIPLAVTSTNGWVIRMGRAAWSRLHKLIYLIVPLGVLHYYLLVKADHRPPIIYGVVFAALMLWRVWEGRRALLKSSP
- the msrP gene encoding protein-methionine-sulfoxide reductase catalytic subunit MsrP, with translation MLIRHAPDLTDNDVTDHGLYLKRRTLMAGLAGVGLAGAAAGEAQAALTFTKGFSTPEKPTSKEDITTYNNFYEFGVDKSDPAENAGRFKPRPWTVRIDGACEAPRTVGIEDLIGKNKLEERIYRMRCVEGWSMVIPWVGFPLKDLLASVKPTSKAKYVAFETVMRPSEMPGQAWNTLDWPYREGLRIDEAMHPLTLMAVGLYGDVLPNQNGAPLRLVVPWKYGFKGIKSIVRISLVENQPATSWNRLAPREYGFYSNVNPAVDHPRWSQATERRIGEFRRRDTLPFNGYGEWVADLYRGMDLKRFY
- a CDS encoding TolC family protein, translating into MTLIMRGQLRFAAVSVVAIVGALASARGAAADPAPPFKDLLAQAQANAPRLAEAAAGVRQAEGLARQAGARPNPTVGMEIENFSGSGVYSGANNAETTFSLSQPLEVGGKRGARVAAGRAALDAARARLVQSKADFAFALADAYAQAEAAERRVALAEEAVTLSDETLRASRALVDAGKEAELRTLQAQAALTGARASLEEARAERTGAFSRLTALVGSTTPYTSLSDSLLTNPKVTSQPGDIDALSTPAVLAAEADREAAARRVRIERTRAVPDVTVSAGVRRFSGDDSTALVAGVSLPIPVFDQNRGNITAAQGELQAAEARLNAARFDAEADIRTARFQLGAAQSRADAAGQGETSAAEAFRLTRIAYESGKAPLVELINARRSLAEARDQTIQAQLARVRAEADLARLQGRLFGDR
- a CDS encoding cation transporter is translated as MSESCSSKPAASGCGCGSDVKFDGATPAYSRALAWVIAINLVGFVVVLIGGMVEGSASLSANALDFLADSATYAISLWAIGKSVGIRTGAALFKGVSLGLVALSVAGFAAWRAWSGAAPSGEAISALGLFGALANLVAAALLVRYRDGDANVRSVWLCTRNDLIQCLGVAATGGLVWLTGSRWPDLIVGVLLAGVFLSSAYQIIRQARDEHRADLATS
- a CDS encoding FTR1 family protein, encoding MITGLKGRLASILGGLLAVLIFTAAPMAHAQEASSSQTAWRLLDYLSVDYAGAVKDGKVISPSEYAEMNEFAGQVPERIAGLPATKAQPDLLAKAQSLQATIAAKQEPAVVSAKAHALANDLLAAYPTPLAPKRAPDLARGAALYAENCAACHGETGKADGPNAAGLDPPPIAFADAGRARQRSVFGLYQVIQQGLDGTAMASYAHLPSDDRWDLAFYVGRFAFSDAEAAVGEKLWNEDAAVRARFPDLQTLTQTTPAALATTLGETKARALTAYLRRHPEVVTRTGGGSLDVARQKLAASLKAYEAGDRKAAADLALAAYLDGFEPVEPSLGARDPALMRRIEGAMGDVRGAIGKAAPASEVKSQIERLDALFAAAGRALAPEKANSLSSFAGAFTILLREGLEALLIVVAMIAFLRKAERTDVLPYVHGGWIAALAAGGLTWAAATFFISISGASRELTEGFGSVIAAAVLISVGLWMHGKAQADAWQVYIREKLSHALSKSSAWFLFLLAFIVVYREVFETILFLTALWTQGGAGAVLAGVGCAVVVLAAIAWAMLRFSKRLPIGKFFEYSAILMAILAVVLAGKGVAALQEAGLLDLHPLALPRIELLGFFPTIEGVAAQALTLAILVGGFWWSRHRAGEMGAKRSA
- a CDS encoding efflux RND transporter periplasmic adaptor subunit, yielding MRKSNSSNRQLLLAGAAVVVVAIAAFSVGKMSGGKPAETATAEKPAAAAPAAGPQSLSMGPERITASGVQLQTVNTGGLASEVVAQATVEAEPGGEAALTARAAGSITRITKRLGDPVRAGETLALVSSREAAQISADRSVASARADLARKNLAREKRLFEQKVSPRQDYETAQAEVAVAEAEARRAATAAGASAVSGGYVAVISPINGRVTAMTASLGAFVAPETELFRISDPAKIQVDASVTAADARRVQPGDQAIVETTSGETRTAVVRSVTPGVNEETRSATVVLTLTGGTGALQPGQLVRARITSRQSTSSGIVVSEEAVQNLNGNDVVFVRTKEGFRVQHVLVGQRSGGRVVIVDGLKGGETVAVKNAFLLKAELGKSSEED